CAGTACCGGGTGGGTTCGATCAGCAAGACCTTCACCGCCGTGCTCGTGCTGAGGCTGCGGGACGAGGGTCTTCTGAGCCTTGAGGACCCGCTGGAGAAGCACCTTCCCGGCACCGGCGCCGGCGAGGTGACCATCGCTCAGCTGCTCGCCCACACGGGCGGACTCGCGGCGGAGACGCCCGGGCCGTGGTGGGAGCGCACCCCGGGCGCGCTGCGTCCCGAGCTGGCGGACGTACTGGGCGAGGAGCCGTTCCGGCACGAGCCCGGGCGGCGGCACCACTACTCCAACCCCGGCTACACCCTGCTGGGTTCGCTCGTGGAGGCGGTCCGCGGGAAGCCGTGGGCCGAGGTGCTCCGGGCCGAGGTGCTGGAGCCGCTGGGGCTGGAGCGGACCAGCGTGCTGCCGCAGGCCCCGCACGCGGGCGGCTGGGCCGTCCACCCCTGGGCCGACGTGATGATGCCGGAGCCGCTGGAGGACCTGGGGCTCATGGCACCGGCCGGTCAGCTCTGGTCCACGACCCGTGACCTGGCCCGCTTCGCGGTCTTCCTCACCCGCGGCGACGAGCGGGTACTGGCCGCGGAGACGGTGCGCGAGATGCGCACGGCGGCCTCGCCGCCCGAACCGGGCGTCGCGGACGGCGGGTACGGGCTGGGCATGCAGCTGATGACCTCCGGCGGGCGGTCCCTGGCCGGGCACACGGGCTCACTGCCGGGGTTCGTCGCGTGCGTGTGGCTGAGCGAGACGGACGACCTCGCCACGGTCGCCCTGGCGAACTGCACCTCAGGCCTCGCGGTCGCCCAGCTGGCCGCCGAACTGCTCGGCATCGTGGCCGAGGCGGAACCGCGGATCCCGGAGCCGTGGAAGCCCTTCCGGGAAGCCGATGAGGTGGCCCTGGAGCTGACCGGCCCCTGGTACTGGGGAACGGCCCCGTTCCTGCTCCGGCTGCACGCGGACGGGACGATGGCGCTCGGACCGGTGGCGGCGACCGGACGGGCCGCCCGGTTCCAGGCCGCCGGGGACGGGAGCTGGACCGGGCTGAGCGGCTACCACGCGGGCGAGACCCTGCGGGTGGTGCGCCGCGAGGACGGTTCGGTGAGCCACTTGGACATCGGCTCGTTCGTGTTCACCCGGGCGCCCTACGATCCGGGCGCCCCGGTCCCCGGGGGCGTCGACCCCCAGGGGTGGCGGGGCGTCGGCTGATCAGGCGACGAGTTCGCGTTCCAGTGGGGTGCGAAAGCGCGGGGTGACGCGTGCGTCGCCCACCCACTGGGCGAGCCGCCCGGCCTCCGCGGCGACCGCTCGCCCGGCGGCGCGGCCCCGGTCGGCCAGCAGCTTCCAGACGATCTCTCCGTCGGCGCGTTGTGCCCACCCGCCCACGATCTCGCCGTTCCACCACACCGTGGGACCGATGTTCCCGGCGTAGTCGAAGAGGGCGGCCCGGTGGGCCGGGTCGAGCTGGAAGCCGCGGTCGGCCCAGCCCATGCCGCTGGGGTCGAGGGCGGGCAGCAGGGCCGCCCAGGGCTCGGGCGGGGTCTCGGGTCCCGCGTCCCCGGCCGCGACGAGGGCGGTGGCGCCGCCCTCGAGAGCGACCTCTTCGGTTCCGGTGGCGGCGAGGGCCTTGCGCACGTCGGTCAGGGTCCATCCGGTCCACCACTTGAGGTCGGCCTCGGTGGCCGGTCCGTAGGCGTACAGCCAGCGGCGGGCCAGCTCGGCGCGCGCCTCGGCGGCCGGGACGTGGGTCCAGGGCTCGGTGTGCACCCAGCGGAACTGGCTGGAGGTCCAGGAGCCGCGGGGCCGGTCCCGGCGGATCCGCCCGTCGGCGGCCAGCAGCCGGATCACCCGGGTGGTCACACCGGTCTGCGCCTCGTACTTCTTCCCGCGTCCGACGGTGATCTTCTGGCGCAGGGCGGGCACCGCCGCGGAGAGCTGACTGCCGGTCGAGGGCCCGTTGGCATCCAGGGCGTCGAGGGCCGAGGCCTCCGCCCGGCCGAGCCACTCGGCGTCCAGCCCCTGACCGTCCTCCGCGAGGTGCTTGAGCAGGCTGCGCCGCTCCTTGAGGGCGATCGCCCGCGCGGTGGAGGAATCGACGTAGGGGGCGAACTCCCTGGAGACGGCGAAGAGGGTGTTGCGCATGCTGAGCAGCCGGACGAGGCTCACGTCCTCGTAGAGGGCCCGCTCGATGGCCTCGGGCGCGCCGTCGACGAGGCGGGCGCGGGCCGAGAGGAAGACGGTCGCGGCGTCCGTGGCGTGCAGGGCCACCACGGCGTCCGCCGCCCGGGGCACCGTGGCGGCGCGGGCGGAGGGTGCGAGGCAGTGCCGACGGCCGAGCCGGTGACGGCGGTCGGCGGTGGTGACGAGAGGGAGGCTGCGGCTCATCCTCGGGATGGTAGGCCGGGCCACCGACAGTGACCCGGCCATCGCGCGTGTTCCGGCGGTGCCGTCAGAGCTGGTACTTGAAGCCGACGTGGGAGGCGGCGAAGCCGAGCCGCTCGTAGAACCGGTGGGCATCGGTACGGGTGACATCGGAGGTGAGCTGTACCAACTGGCAGTTCTCCGCCCGGGACTTTTCGATCGCCCATTCGATGAAGCGGGTGCCCAGTCCGCCGCCGCGTTCGTCGGCGTGCACACGGACGCCTTCGATGACGGAACGGGTGGAGCCCTTGCGGGACAGGCCCGGGATGACGGTCAGCTGGAGGGTGCCGACCACCCGGTCCCCGCGGACGGCGACGACGACGTGCTGGTTCGGGTCGTCGATGAGCCGCTTGAGGGCCGCGACGTACGGAGTGAGGTCGTCCGGGGACTCCCGGGTGGCGCCGAGCGGGTCGTCGGCGAGCATCGCGACGATGTCGGGCAGGTCGGCCTCGGTGGCGGGCCGGATGTCCAGCCGGGGCAGGTCGGTCATGGGGGAGCGTTCCTTTCTCAGCCCGCGGCCACGGTGAGCGGGGCCCACCGGCGGGTCCAGTCTCCGGGCAGGTCCGCGAGGTCCCGGGTCATGACGGTGTTGAAGGTGATCGATTCGAGCCCGCGGTCCTTGAGCCAGTCGCGCAGTTCCTCGTGGCGTACGTCGACGTCCGTACGCAGGGGCCGCTCGGTGGTCGCCGCGAGGGCCGTGACGAGCGCCTGGGCCCCGGAGGTGTCGCGCGCGATCAGCGGGCCGATGACATGGGTTTCCATGTTGGGCCAGATGGCGGCGTATCCGACGAGGTCGCCGGCGTGGTCCTCGGCGACGACCAGCCGGTCCGCGAAGGCGGGCAGCCGGGCGATGATGTGGGTCCGGTCGGTACCGAACACCTCCGCGTCCAGCCGCAGGATCCGCGGGAGGTCCTCCGCGGTGGCCGGGCGGACGGGGAGGGCATCCGTTCCGGGAACCGAGGGGTCCGGCCGGAAGCTGCCCTTGAGCATCTCGCCCCGGCCCGTGGTGGCGAAGCCGAGTTCCTCGTAGAGGGGGCGGCCGTACGGGGTGGCGTTGAGGGTGAGCGGGATGCCCTTGAGGACGTCGTCGCAGACGTACGCCATCAGTCGGCGGCCCAGGCCCTGGCGGGAGTACCGCTCGGCGACGAGGACCATGCCGATGGCGGCCAGTTCCGTTGTGTCGTGCGTCTGCCCGTACCGGGTGACGACGCACGCGGCCGCGAGGCCCTGCCCGTCGGGGGCGTCGACTCCGTACCCGTTTCCGGCGGCGAGGAGCAGGCCCCACTTGTGGTCCTCACGCGGCCAGCCGCGGTCTTGGGAGAGGTCGGCGCAGTGCTGGAGATCGTCCAGGCTCAGTGCGCGGATCTGTGGATCGATGAGCTGTGGTGGTGTCACCGGCCCAGCCTGGATCACCGGCTGGGGGGCGTCCAGGGGTTTTGGCGGCGGATGTTTCACGTGAAACCGGCCGTTGTTTCACGTGAAACGCGCTGTTTCACGTGAAACCGACGGGCTAGCCTCGGCTCTCATGACGCGTCTGCACCTCTTCGACCTCGACGGCACGCTCATGTTCGGCTCCGCGGCTCCGATCGAGATCTCGCGGCAGCTCGGTCTGGATGCCGAGATCGCCGAGCTGGAGCGGGCCTTCGGCGCGCGGGAGATCGGGCCGCCGGACTTCGCCGCAGGGGTGCGCGCGCTGTGGGCGGAGCTGACACCCGCGCACGTCCGGGCGGCGTTCGACGGGGCGCCGTGGATCGAGGGCATCCGTGAGGTGTGGCAGGAGATCCGGGAGCGCGGGGACTACTGCGCGGTGGTCTCCCTGTCGCCGTCGTTCTTCGTGGAACTCCTGCTGGAGTGGGGTGCGCACGCGGCCCACGGCTCGGTCTTCCCGGAGGTGCCGTTCACCCGCCCCGTGGACGTGGCGGGGATCCTGACCCCGGAGGGCAAGCTGGAGGTGGCGGACCGGCTCTGTGAGCGGTTCGGGGTGAGCCGGAGCGACTGTGTCGTCTACGGGGACTCGATGACCGATGCGGTGCTGTTCGGGGCGCTGCCGGTCTCGGTGGCGGTCAACGCGCGGCCCCACGTGGCGGCCCTCGCGACGCATGTGTACGAGGGCCGGGACCTGCGGGCGGCCTATCGGCTCGCTGAGGCGCTCCTCCCGGACGTCGCGGCATCTTAAGCGGGTGGCTGGTTCGAACTGCGGATTTTCCGCATTTCCCCGCAACCCACTCTGTCGGCTGGCATGCTGCGAACCCCGGAACCACGGATTCAAATCCGTGGCGCGTGCAAACCGACCGAGATGTTCGAAGCGAGGCACCGCATGGACGCTCCGCCCACCAGATCGGCCAGATGGGGAACCGACGGGATACCCTCCGGGGGCGCCGCGACCGAGCCGTCCCCCGATGCCGTGCTCATCCGCAAGACCCTCGCCGAGGTCGGTCCTGTGGCCGATAAGGTCACCTCGTACTTCTACGCCCTGGTCTTCACGGGCCACCCGGAATTACGGTCGATGTTTCCCGCCGCAATGGACACGCAGCGGGACCGGCTGCTGAAGGCCCTGCTCACGGCCGCCGAACACATCGACGATCCACGGGTGCTCGCCCCCTACCTGCGCCGACTGGGCACCGGCCACCGCAAGTACGGCACGATGGCCGGGCACTATCCGGTCGTCGGCGAGGCCCTGATCGGGGCGCTGGCCCGGTACGCGGAGCGGGCCTGGGGACCGGAGACGGAAGCCGCCTGGGTACGGGCGTACACCGCGATGTCCCAGATCATGATCGACGCCGCGGCGGAGGACGAACTGAAGTCGCCCGCGTCGTGGCAGGCCGAGGTGGTCTCGCACGATCTGCGCACCCCGGACATCGCCGTACTGACGGTCCGTCCCGATCAGCCCTACGCCTTCCTCGCGGGCCAGTACACGAGCCTGGAGACCCCGTGGTGGCCAAGGGTGTGGCGGCACTACTCCTTCGCCTCGGCGCCACGCTCCGACGGGCTGCTCTCCTTCCACGTCAAGGCCGTCCCCGCGGGATGGGTCTCCAACGCGCTGGTGCGGCACGCCCGCCCGGGCGATGTGCTGCGACTGGGGCCGCCGGCGGGTTCGATGGTGGTCGACCACAGCACCGACAACGGGATGCTGTGCCTGGGCGGCGGGACGGGCATCGCCCCGATCAAGGCATTGATCGAGGACGTCGCGGGGCACGGCGAGCGCCGCCCGATGGAGGTCTTCTTCGGGGCGCGCAGCGACGACGACCTCTATGACAAGGACACCCTGCTCGGTCTGCAGCGCTCGCACCCGTGGCTGTCGGTGCGGCCCGTGGTGTGCGACGGCTTGGCCGGGCAGCTGCCGGAGGCGGCCGGTGAGCACGGCCCGTGGAACTCGTACGACGCGTTCATCTCGGGTCCGCCGGGGATGATCCGCAGTGGTGTGGACGCCCTCAAGCGGATCGGGATCCCGGGGGACCGGATCCGGTACGACGCCGTCGAGGAGCTGGTGGGGGCCTCCGGCTGAGCAGCCGCAGGCCACCACCTGGCCCGGCTCAGCCCAGGTCGGGCGCGTGCATGGCGCGGACGCCCTCGATGTTGCCGTCGAGGTAGTGCCGCAGGGACAGCGGGACGAGATGGACGGCGGCGATGCCGACGCGGCTGAACGGCACCCTCACGATCTCGTACTCGCCTTCGGGCTGGTCGATCTCGGGGCCGTGGCGCAGGCTGGTGTCCATCGATTCGAGGTGGCAGACGAAGAAGTGCTGCACCTTGACGCCGGTCACGCCGGCCTCCGCGATGTGCTCGACGGTGTCGACGAAACAGGGCACCACATCAGTGATCTTGGCTCCGAGCTCCTCGTGGACTTCTCGGTGCAGGGCGTCGACGACGGTGGCGTCCGTGGACTCCACTCCGCCGCCGGGGGTGAGCCAGTACGGATCGACGCCGGGCCTGGTGCGTTTGATCAGGATCAGATCGTCACCGTCGAGCAGGATCGCGCGGGCGGTGCGTTTGACCACAGGACGTTCGGTCATGGATGAAGCGTGGCCCAGGACTCCGCTTCTGAAACGCGACACCGCGAATCGGGTCACCATTGCGCGGCGGCGCGCAGCAGGTGGTCGTGGGCCCGTGCGAGATGGGGAAGGGCGAGACTGCCCGCGCGCACCACCAGGAACCAGGTGCGCAGGGGAGGTACGGCGGGCTCCAGGAGGGCCACGACCCGGCCGCTGTCGAGGGCGTCCTGGCACAGGTAGCGGGGCAGTACGGCGAGGCCGCCGCCCGCGCCCACGCATTCCAGGACCGCCCGCAGGTCGGGAACGACGACGGTGGCCGCGGCCGGGGGAAAGGTGTCGAAGACGGCCGCCCAGTAGCGCGTGATCAGGGGCAGGGATTCGTGGACCTCGACGAGCGGGATCCCGTCCATGGCGGCGGGGCCCTTGGCGCGGAGCAGTTCGGGGTCGACCAGCGCGGCCCAGTAGGGCGCGGCGACCAGCACGTGCTCCTCGTCGCACAGGGCGGTCGCGGTGAACATCCCGCCCCGGGGGCGGGCGGTGGTGACCACGAGGTCGAACTGGCAGGCGGCGAGCCCTTCCAGGCCGTGCCCGGCACCGGTCGGCGGGGAAGTGCGCAGGCTCTGCGGCCCGGGTGAACGAGCCCGCCCGGTGCACGGCGACGAAGGTGCGCAGCAGCGCCAGGTCCATGGCCGCCCCTCTCGGTGAGGCCATCCACTATAAATATGTCGATAGCTGCCTGTCGCTACCGTGATTGGACACTGACGGAGGGTCAATTAGCCTTGCCCGCGTGGTTCTTCACGTGGTTCTTCACGCGGAACCCGGGGCGGTCCGAGCCACCAGGGGGGAGGCTCGGACCGCCTGTGCGCGAGGCGGTCAGGCCCCGGAGCCCGCGTGATCAAGGGCTCGCAGGACATCCGCGACGAGGTCCGCGGTGTCCTCGGCTCCGGCGGAGAACCGGATGAATCCGTCCGGCACGGCGTCGCCGCCCCACCGGCCGCGCCGCTCGGCCGTCGAGCGGACGCCGCCGAAACTCGTGGCGTCCTCCACCAGATGGAGAGCGCTCATGAAGCGTTCGGCGTGGGCCCGGTCGGGCAGGGTGAAGGAGACCACCGAGCCGTGGCCCGACATCTGCCGGGTCGCCGTCTGGTGGGAGGGATCGGTGGGCAGTCCCGGATAGCGCAGGGCGGTGACGTCGGCGCGGTCCGCCAGTGCTTCGGCGACCGCCAGGGCGTTGTCCCACTGCCGGTGGGTGCGCAGTTGCAGGGTCGCCAGGGAGCGGTGGGCCAGCCAGGCCTCCATGGGGCCCGGGATCGCGCCGACGACCTTGCGCCACTGGCGTACCCGGGCGGCGAGTTCCGGGTCGCGGCAGCTGACGTATCCGAGGAGTACGTCGCCGTGACCGGTGAGGCCCTTGGTGCCGCTGGCGACCGAGAAGTCCGCGCCGAGTGCCAGCGGGCGCTGCCCGAGGGGGGTGGCGAGGGTGTTGTCCACGGCGACCAGGGTGCCGCCCGCGTGGGCCGCCTCGGCCAGCCGTCGTACGTCGCAGACGTCGAGCCCCGGGTTGGACGGGGTCTCGATCCAGAGCAGCCTGGCGCCCTCGATCACCGCGAGCTGGGCTTCCCCGGCGGTCGGGGCGGTGCGCACGTGGACCCCGTACGCCTCCAGCTGGGCGCGGACGAGCGGCAGGGCCTGGTACCCGTCGTCCGGCAGGACGACGGTGTCCCCGGCACGGGCCTGGGAGAGCAGGACGGCGGAGACCGCCGCCATGCCGGAGGCGAAGACGACCGTCTCGACTTCCTCCCCCGGGGCTTCGAGTTCCCCGATGGCCCGTTCGAGCAGGGTCCAGGTGGGGTTGGTGTCGCGGCCGTAGGTGTACGGTCCCTCGACGTCGCCGGGCAGGTGGAAGTGGGCGGCGAAGACCGGCCCCGGCATGGTCGGTTCGTTCTTGACGGGATCGGGCAGTCCGGCGCGTACGGCCCGGGTGCCGTCGCCGAGACGTGCGCGGTCGTGGGGGTTCACGGGGTGTGCTCCTTCAGCGCGGTACGGACGGCCGCCAGCAGGCCGGGTCCGGCCGCCTCGACCAGTTCAAGGCACTCCTCGAACCCGGCGGGGGAGCCGTAGTACGGATCCGGTACGTCCAGGTCGAGGCCGTCGGCGGCCGGGTCGTACGACCGCAGCAGCCGGACCTTGGCGGCGTCTTCGGGAGTCGGGGCCATCCTGCGCAGGTCACGCAGGTGGCCGGCGTCGAGTGCGATGACGAGGTCAAGGCGGCCGAACCACGAGGGGTGGAACCGCCGGGCCCGGTGGCCGTGTCCGTATCCGGCGACCGCCAGCACGGAGACGGTGCGCGGGTCGGCGCCGTCGCCCTCGTGCCACCCCCCGGTGCCGGCGCTGTCGACCTCGACCAGGCCGCTCAGTCCGGCCTCGGCGACCTGGGCGCGGAAGACGGCCTCGGCCATGGGCGAGCGGCAGATGTTGCCGGTGCAGACGAAGCACACGCGGTACACGGGCGGCTCAGTTCTTGTCGGGCAGGACCATGTTCACGGCCCAGGAGACGATGGAGATGATCAGGCCGCCGACCACGGCCGTCCAGAAGCCCTCGACGTGGAAGCTGAGGTCCAGCTTGCCGGCCAGCCAGGACGTCAGGAGCAGCATCAGGGCGTTCACGACCAGGGTGAACAGGCCGAGGGTGAGGATGAACAGGGGCAGCGAGAACAGCTTCACCACGGGCTTGACGATGGAGTTGACCAGGCCGAACACCAGGGCGACCAGGATCAGGGTGAGGGCCCGGTGACCCATGCTGCTGCCGTCGTTGAGCGTGATGTCCGCGATCAGCCAGATCGCCACGGCCAGGGCCGCCGCGTTGGCGAGCGTCTTGACTACGAAATTCGTCATGTGTCTGATCGTTGCAGAGAAGATCCGGCTGGCACATCAGCACGACAGCGGATGCCAGGGCATGAAAGAGCACAAGGGGCGTAAGAACGATGAAGGCATTCCGGCTGGACGAACTGGAGGCCGAGCGATTGGCCAACGACGGGGCCTATCTCCAGTTCCTGCGCGAACGGAATATGTCGGTCGGGCTGTACGCGCTGGACGCCGGACAGAGCGACCCCCAGCAGCCGCATGCGCAGGACGAGGTCTATTTCGTCGTCAGCGGGCGGGCGTCGATCACCGTCGGGGAGGAAACGACGACGGTCGCGCGCGGCGGTGTGGTCTATGTCCCGGCGGGAGTGCCGCACCGCTTCCACCACATCACCGAGGACCTGAAGGTGCTCGTCGTCTTCTCGCCGCCGGAGGGCTGACCGGCCCCGGGGCCCGCGGGACCCCTGACTCCCCGGGGCCCGGGCGGCCCGGAGCCCCTAGGGGGTGGGTCAGGGGACTCCAAGGGATCCGGCGCCCCCATTCCGTTTCGCCGCCTCCTAGCATCGGAGTCAGGAAGTAACGGACCAGGAAGAGGTTGAGGACATGGACGGCATCCGGGAGACATTCGCAGGTATGCCTTGGTGGGTTAAGTGGGTCGCGGTTCCGCTGCTGGCGCTGTTCGTCTTCGGCGGCGCGCTCGCGAGCATCCTCGGCGCCATCATCGGCCTGATCTTCAAGGTGCTGCTCTTCGCCGGTCTCGTCGGCGGTCTCATCTTCGTCGTGAAGAAGTTCACCGGCGGCGGTTCGAAGTCCTCGTCCAGCGATTGGTAGAAGCCGGTTCCGTGGCGGATTAACCCAGGCGGGGGACGTGAGGCGGGAAACCGCGCAGGGGCCGGGAACCGGTGGATAGGGTGGCAATCTGTGCCGTTCCCGGGGCATCGAAGCCGGTAATCCGCTCTGACCCGCGGTGATCTCAAGCAACAGCCGAGCACGACCCCCAGGAGGCGCGGACACGCGGGGGCGGCCCCCGCAGGTGGGCCACCCCCGAGGCCCGCCGCCACGCCTGGGGGTGAGCTTTGTCATCGGTTCACAATGCTGCCGGTGTGCCGACTCTGATCGGCTCCGTGCAAAGGGCCCTGAGACTGCTCGAAGCGGTGGGTTCCCATAGCGAGGGAGCTCCGGCGAAACAGCTGGCGCGCGAAGCCGGGCTCCCGCTCCCCACCGCGTACCACCTGCTGCGGACCCTGACCCACGAGGGCTATCTGCGCCGTGAGAGCGGGGTCTTCGTCCTCGGTGACGCCGTCGACCGGCTGGCCGGTCGCGGGCTTGAGCAGAAACGTCGCACCATGATCCTCGACTCGCTCGCGCACTTCCGCGAGGCGGTCGGGGCCCCCGTCTACTTCGCGGTCTACCGCGAGGGTGAGATCGAGGTCGTGGGTGTCTCGGACACCCCGGCCGGCCGGGCCGTCGAGGAGTGGGCCGCTTTCCGGGAGACCGGCCATGCGCACGCCATCGGGCAGTGCCTGCTGGGCCAGCTCGACGAGAAGGCGCGCAAGGACCACTACGACCGCCATCCGGTCCAGCCCGTCACCCCGTACACGGTTTCGGACATGCACGCTCTGGAGCAGCGGATCGGCGCGCTCGGCAGGATGCAGCCGGTTACAGAGCGTCAGGAATATTCCCTCGGCACGGTGTGTGCCGCCATCCCGATCACGGCCGGAGATGCCGCCGCGACCATGGCCATTTCGCTTCCGCTGCACTTGGAAGACCGATTGCCCTATGCGGTCGAACGGCTACGGAGTGAAGTAGGCGCGCTGTTGAGCTCCCTCTCGTTCTCTATCAGTATCTGAAAACTCACTCCTTGTGATCTGCAAGCGCTTACACCACTCTTGTCAAGAGGGCCTTGGGGGACCATTCCTGGCCACTTCCACTACAGCGGGGTAGGCAATGCGCGAGTCGGTACAGGCAGAGGTCATGATGAGCTTCCTCGTTTCCGAGGAGCTTTCGTTCCGGATCCCGGTGGAACTCCGGTACGACGCACGGGACCCCTACGCGGTGTGTCTGACGTTCCACCTTCCTGGAGATGCGCCCGTGACCTGGGCATTTGGCCGGGAACTGCTCCTCGACGGCATCAACAAGCCATGCGGTGACGGTGATGTGCACATCGCTCCCACCGATCCGGAGGAGCTGTCGGACGTGCACATCCGGCTCCAGGTCGGCGCCGACCGGGCCCTGTTCCGGGCGAGCGCGGCGCCCCTGGTGGCGTTCCTCGACCGCACCGACCGGATCGTGCCGCTCGGTCAGGAGCGCAACCTCGGCGATTTCGAGGGCAACCTCGAGGAGGCGCTGGACAAGATCCTGGCCGACGCCCGGCAGAACGAGCAGAACGCCGGCTGAGCGTCCGTCACGCTGAGTCAGCGCTTACGGCGACGGCCGCGTCCACCGCGGCTCGGGCCCGGGGCCGCCGCGGCGGCCGGGGACCCCGGCCGGTCGGCGGAAACGACCAGCGCGGCCAGCGCCGTGGTCACCGGGACCGAGGCGACGAGACCGATCGAGCCCACGAGGGTCCGTACGATCTCCTCCGCCACCAGCTCGCTGTTGGCCACCGTCCCCACACTGCTGTTCGCGATGGAGAACAGCAGCAACAGTGGCAACGCGGCGCCCGCGTAGGCGAGTACGAGGGTGTTGACCACGGAGGCGATGTGGTCGCGCCCGATCCGGATGCCCGCCCGGTACAGCGCGCGGGGTCCCATCGACGGGTCGGCCTGGTGGAGTTCCCAGACCGCTGACGTCTGGGTGACCGTCACGTCGTCGAGCACGCCCAGCGATCCGATGATCACGCCGGCGAGCAGCAGGCCGCTCATGTCGATGTGCGGGTAGAGCCCGTGGATCAGCCCGGTGTTGTCATCGGTGTTGCCGCTGAGGAACGCCCAGCCGATGAACGCCGAGCCCAGCAGCCCGATCAGCAGCAGGG
This is a stretch of genomic DNA from Streptomyces sp. NBC_00536. It encodes these proteins:
- a CDS encoding serine hydrolase domain-containing protein; translation: MSSADTADTSDAAGTAEDRELLPSTRRALLHRLAVAQREGRAPSIVAAVVRGGEIVWEGTRSCVDGHGPDGDVQYRVGSISKTFTAVLVLRLRDEGLLSLEDPLEKHLPGTGAGEVTIAQLLAHTGGLAAETPGPWWERTPGALRPELADVLGEEPFRHEPGRRHHYSNPGYTLLGSLVEAVRGKPWAEVLRAEVLEPLGLERTSVLPQAPHAGGWAVHPWADVMMPEPLEDLGLMAPAGQLWSTTRDLARFAVFLTRGDERVLAAETVREMRTAASPPEPGVADGGYGLGMQLMTSGGRSLAGHTGSLPGFVACVWLSETDDLATVALANCTSGLAVAQLAAELLGIVAEAEPRIPEPWKPFREADEVALELTGPWYWGTAPFLLRLHADGTMALGPVAATGRAARFQAAGDGSWTGLSGYHAGETLRVVRREDGSVSHLDIGSFVFTRAPYDPGAPVPGGVDPQGWRGVG
- a CDS encoding winged helix DNA-binding domain-containing protein; translation: MSRSLPLVTTADRRHRLGRRHCLAPSARAATVPRAADAVVALHATDAATVFLSARARLVDGAPEAIERALYEDVSLVRLLSMRNTLFAVSREFAPYVDSSTARAIALKERRSLLKHLAEDGQGLDAEWLGRAEASALDALDANGPSTGSQLSAAVPALRQKITVGRGKKYEAQTGVTTRVIRLLAADGRIRRDRPRGSWTSSQFRWVHTEPWTHVPAAEARAELARRWLYAYGPATEADLKWWTGWTLTDVRKALAATGTEEVALEGGATALVAAGDAGPETPPEPWAALLPALDPSGMGWADRGFQLDPAHRAALFDYAGNIGPTVWWNGEIVGGWAQRADGEIVWKLLADRGRAAGRAVAAEAGRLAQWVGDARVTPRFRTPLERELVA
- a CDS encoding GNAT family N-acetyltransferase, with product MPRLDIRPATEADLPDIVAMLADDPLGATRESPDDLTPYVAALKRLIDDPNQHVVVAVRGDRVVGTLQLTVIPGLSRKGSTRSVIEGVRVHADERGGGLGTRFIEWAIEKSRAENCQLVQLTSDVTRTDAHRFYERLGFAASHVGFKYQL
- a CDS encoding GNAT family N-acetyltransferase, with product MTPPQLIDPQIRALSLDDLQHCADLSQDRGWPREDHKWGLLLAAGNGYGVDAPDGQGLAAACVVTRYGQTHDTTELAAIGMVLVAERYSRQGLGRRLMAYVCDDVLKGIPLTLNATPYGRPLYEELGFATTGRGEMLKGSFRPDPSVPGTDALPVRPATAEDLPRILRLDAEVFGTDRTHIIARLPAFADRLVVAEDHAGDLVGYAAIWPNMETHVIGPLIARDTSGAQALVTALAATTERPLRTDVDVRHEELRDWLKDRGLESITFNTVMTRDLADLPGDWTRRWAPLTVAAG
- a CDS encoding HAD family hydrolase, which produces MTRLHLFDLDGTLMFGSAAPIEISRQLGLDAEIAELERAFGAREIGPPDFAAGVRALWAELTPAHVRAAFDGAPWIEGIREVWQEIRERGDYCAVVSLSPSFFVELLLEWGAHAAHGSVFPEVPFTRPVDVAGILTPEGKLEVADRLCERFGVSRSDCVVYGDSMTDAVLFGALPVSVAVNARPHVAALATHVYEGRDLRAAYRLAEALLPDVAAS
- a CDS encoding globin domain-containing protein, encoding MLIRKTLAEVGPVADKVTSYFYALVFTGHPELRSMFPAAMDTQRDRLLKALLTAAEHIDDPRVLAPYLRRLGTGHRKYGTMAGHYPVVGEALIGALARYAERAWGPETEAAWVRAYTAMSQIMIDAAAEDELKSPASWQAEVVSHDLRTPDIAVLTVRPDQPYAFLAGQYTSLETPWWPRVWRHYSFASAPRSDGLLSFHVKAVPAGWVSNALVRHARPGDVLRLGPPAGSMVVDHSTDNGMLCLGGGTGIAPIKALIEDVAGHGERRPMEVFFGARSDDDLYDKDTLLGLQRSHPWLSVRPVVCDGLAGQLPEAAGEHGPWNSYDAFISGPPGMIRSGVDALKRIGIPGDRIRYDAVEELVGASG
- a CDS encoding NUDIX hydrolase — its product is MTERPVVKRTARAILLDGDDLILIKRTRPGVDPYWLTPGGGVESTDATVVDALHREVHEELGAKITDVVPCFVDTVEHIAEAGVTGVKVQHFFVCHLESMDTSLRHGPEIDQPEGEYEIVRVPFSRVGIAAVHLVPLSLRHYLDGNIEGVRAMHAPDLG
- a CDS encoding cystathionine gamma-lyase, with protein sequence MNPHDRARLGDGTRAVRAGLPDPVKNEPTMPGPVFAAHFHLPGDVEGPYTYGRDTNPTWTLLERAIGELEAPGEEVETVVFASGMAAVSAVLLSQARAGDTVVLPDDGYQALPLVRAQLEAYGVHVRTAPTAGEAQLAVIEGARLLWIETPSNPGLDVCDVRRLAEAAHAGGTLVAVDNTLATPLGQRPLALGADFSVASGTKGLTGHGDVLLGYVSCRDPELAARVRQWRKVVGAIPGPMEAWLAHRSLATLQLRTHRQWDNALAVAEALADRADVTALRYPGLPTDPSHQTATRQMSGHGSVVSFTLPDRAHAERFMSALHLVEDATSFGGVRSTAERRGRWGGDAVPDGFIRFSAGAEDTADLVADVLRALDHAGSGA
- a CDS encoding low molecular weight protein-tyrosine-phosphatase; protein product: MAEAVFRAQVAEAGLSGLVEVDSAGTGGWHEGDGADPRTVSVLAVAGYGHGHRARRFHPSWFGRLDLVIALDAGHLRDLRRMAPTPEDAAKVRLLRSYDPAADGLDLDVPDPYYGSPAGFEECLELVEAAGPGLLAAVRTALKEHTP
- a CDS encoding phage holin family protein — protein: MTNFVVKTLANAAALAVAIWLIADITLNDGSSMGHRALTLILVALVFGLVNSIVKPVVKLFSLPLFILTLGLFTLVVNALMLLLTSWLAGKLDLSFHVEGFWTAVVGGLIISIVSWAVNMVLPDKN
- a CDS encoding cupin domain-containing protein; its protein translation is MKAFRLDELEAERLANDGAYLQFLRERNMSVGLYALDAGQSDPQQPHAQDEVYFVVSGRASITVGEETTTVARGGVVYVPAGVPHRFHHITEDLKVLVVFSPPEG
- a CDS encoding DUF5326 family protein, with protein sequence MRETFAGMPWWVKWVAVPLLALFVFGGALASILGAIIGLIFKVLLFAGLVGGLIFVVKKFTGGGSKSSSSDW